TCAGGACCTTGAGCGCCACGTTGTAGACCGGAGCCCCGCTCCGGGTGCGCCCCTCGGGATTCCCGTGATGCGCGTGGCCGTGAAAGACCGCCGTCACCGGGTAGCGATTGAGCGGCTCCTCGAGACGGCTGGAGCCGAGAAAAGGAAAAATCTGCTGCGGCTCGCCCTGGACTGTGGCCTCGATCGGCGCGTAATGAAGCAAAGCGATCCGTTGCGCGGTCCTGAGCTTGGCCAGCGCCGATTCGAGCTTCAGCGCCTCGTCGATCGCCTCCTGGACGAATTTTTTCATCGTCGGCTCGCCCCACGGCTGCAGCGCGCGCTCGCCGAACCCGCCGCCGAATCCTTTGACGCCGGCGAAGCCGACGCCCTGGATCTCGCAAGCCGTGCCGTCCAGCACCGTGACGCCGGCACCCGAGAGCAACCGCTCCACGTCTTCTT
The genomic region above belongs to Candidatus Binatia bacterium and contains:
- a CDS encoding metallophosphoesterase, coding for MGDLHYTKTSQGKLQPLFAQAAASADILLLCGDLVDYGLPEETEILAKELAGIKIPIVAVLGNHEYESGRKEDVERLLSGAGVTVLDGTACEIQGVGFAGVKGFGGGFGERALQPWGEPTMKKFVQEAIDEALKLESALAKLRTAQRIALLHYAPIEATVQGEPQQIFPFLGSSRLEEPLNRYPVTAVFHGHAHHGNPEGRTRSGAPVYNVALKVLKEHFPDRPLFRVLEIPSGGSDGGDGARGEATA